The genomic window TCCCCTCTATAAGCGACAAAATGACTGCCTtaagtgtatttattattatgggatttATACAGTTATCTCTTATGTTCTTaaattttttataaaatagttGATCTTGTAATCTATATTTCAATGAATATTCAATGTATGGCCAAATCAAGGAGATTTTGTTCTGTACCCACCAACATATATACTTCAAGTGGGCACACAGCTGATATGTTCTAATGTTTGGCAAATCTAAACCCCCCATAGAACCTGGCGGTTGCAATACCGCCACTTTTAACCTGGCTCTACACCAGGTTAAAAATGAGCTGAGCCAATTATTCAAATCCTTTAGGACCCTCTTTGAAGACAACAAGGGAACCATTTGGATGGGGTAAAGTAACCTGGgtaacacatacatttttatcagGGCTATTCGTGCTAGCCAAGAAACAGGGAGTGAGTTTCAACGCTCTAGgtcttgtattattttttaccaaataatGGAACAAAATTGGCTTTGTACAACTTACTAAATGATGGAATGATAAAAAATACCTAAATAAGTGAAACCAGAGGGTCGCCACTTAAAAGGAAATGGTGGCATAGTGTTAGGTATCATCGTATGACTATCCAGGGGCATGGCctctgatttatttaaatgaatccTGTACCTAGAAAATCTACCAAATGTGTTAATCATCCTAATGAGAGCTGGAACTGATGTCTCAGGGTAACATAGAAAAACCAACACATCATCCGCATACAAAGTTATTTTATGACAGCTGTCTGCGACTTGTAAGCCATGAATAGAAGGGTGCCATTCTGATGATCTCAGCCAGTAGCTTGATGGCCAGTGCAAATAGGAGCGGTGATAAGGGGCAACCCTGTCTTGTACCTCGATATGTAGGGAAACATTCTGATCTTAACCTATTAGTCATCACTTCGGCTTGAGGTTTATTGGATATAACTTTAACCAATTTTATAAAATTATCGCCAAGACCAAATTTTTCTAATGTGTTAAACAAGAACAACCACTCAATTCAGTCAAACGCTTTCTCTGCATCCAGAGAAAGCAGAATGCCCTCTATAGATTTTTGTTCACAGAATTGTATAATATTGAGGAGACGTCTAATTGCATACCATTTAGTAACACAGTAATCAAGTAGAGACCTAATTTAtgatatagtatattatatattacaatatAGGAAGGAGCAACTATTCAAATAGCTAGCTACATATGTAACTAGAGTgccccacacgcacacacacaaagacacacacagagagacacacctCTCCTAGTGCCACATATACGTTGTCTGTAACTGCTGTTGTGTATGATGCTTGCTTTACTGTAGTTGTATAATGTTTGAAACTGCTGTGTATTTTAAGAAGAGTTTCCTGTGACTGTTTGCATACATATGGTGATGGTAGCTTGGTGATGGGGTCAGTGCTCAAATTCAAACCTTCACTGTTCAACTTAGAAAAGTTCATGCTTCTCAgcagtgacatttttaattgaaaaccCTTTGTGAGATTATATTAACTGTTTGATTATTACTGTCTGACCTCATGATGGTGCCCTGTGATTATTGATTCATATTAATcgtttattgatttttatgattAATAATTTCAATAACTGTCTTCAAAAATGATTCACTATTGCTAATAGCCAAACTTCCCATCCCAACAATGGTTAACCAGTTGAAATAGTGAACCAaaagtaatgaataaatgactgaaatatccagcttcttcttcttcccagTTTGTTTGAAACGACAGTGAGTTTCAAACCAAGGTTCCCacgagtatttctggcagcaggaagGTGGATATatgattgagtcaaaataaactacagtgtgtatcttcattgtaatgaaggaatatgtcacccagtgcaacgtTCAGGGacattgatgtatttttaatagattttggaTTATAAtggaggtctacggcacagacGAATaacatatatcaggctttgatacacaATACCTATCaaaaaatcaattcattgtttatttctATCTTTTCATAGAATTTGAtgttaagaaaaatatagagtATTTGTAGcggttttcatttttcttcattaaaaacaaaaagcaaacaaactccGAGGTTGGGAGAGGATGAAGACGAACAGAGCAGAGACCAACAGGCTACTGTCTAAATTGAAACCTTTCCTTCAAGATTCCCACTTAAgtaaattgtttgtttcttaacGTGCAGGTTAATTAACCCACTCTCCAGATCTCCTTTACCACAAGCTGTTACTAATGAGCAATCAATCCTGACAGCATTGagaatcatttaaaagcagctcttTGTTCATGGAGACACTACAGAGGAGCTCCTGTTAGGAAGGTTTGCTGGTTTGTTAGCAGGTATGAAATTGGGTTTGTCTTGGCTATACTGACTGTAATTGTAGGTGCTAATCATGATctaatttttaatttacagcCTGTTGGGAAGAAGTCACACATTAGCTTCAACTCTGACCTGAAGTTATATCCACCCAACTACACAAGGATGAGGTAAGTAATTAACTATATGTTCTTACATGTTGCCAAAGTCTCAAGGCTCAAAACcaagtttctttcttttgtttttcagggtGTTGTGGATTTCATGCCCTGCTGATTGGAAGCATCTCTGTTCCTGCAGGGAAAAGTAAGCCAAGAGCCACTAAAATCAGTCACTAAAAAGCTCTGTATTCTACTCTAAACAGCCTGTGATGAATGCTAGTTACTGCTAAAGAGTCCTGTGTCTCCACAGAATACGGCTCAGGTGCTGCTGACCCAGGCTTCTGGCGGTCTGTGCGCTATAACAGCCCTGTGGTCTCCTCATATGGGGCTGCTTATCCAGCTTCTCAGCCCAGTGGGTATGACAGTGGTGCTCTAGGTGGCGGCTATGGATACGGTGGTGGCTATGCTAGCTCAGGTAGTGGTTCTGCAGGGGACGCCTCTTACGCCTTTGTTACCAGCTCTGATGCTGGTGATGAAAGCCCAGAGCCGGTCTTCAGTGATGTGTCTGATCTAGAGCCAGTCTACGCCTTCAGCTCTCGGTCAAGGTACCAGCAAGGAAGAGCAATGTATACTAAAACCCGCTACACCCCAGGAGAGTCTGGTCCTGTAGTCATGCCAGTTTCAGGAGCCACCAGTGATGCGTCAAACCAGAACTATCCTGCTAAAGCACCAGCCAAAGGTGGCTACTAAGAGCCACTTGTGGTAAGGTACAACTCACTAATGCATATTCTCAGTATTTACAGTGCACTTTATTTACTGAATGTCTTACCTTGCAGGTCTACATGCTGTTCCTGACTTGCAAATCTGACTTTAATAAACTGGCTTTTTAACAAACCTTTGAACTTGTTTCTTGTACTGACTGTATTGCATTACTTGTGATAGACAACTTCTAATATTTGGAAGGGTTAATAAGCTGCCTGCAGGTACATGACAACTGTCCCCATGTCCATCTTTCCAATTGAAGAGCTACCTTGGTTATTCTCACTCATCAGTTCTACCATCACAGTCCAGGTCACAATTATGATGCAACTGCAGCATCACTGACAAATGTAGTGTTGGCCTCATGACAATGCAATATGAAGGCCTGCCATTCGCAACAGTCTGCGTCAGACTGCATATGTCCAGCATAGGTGTCGGTCTGAAATTTCTTTTATCACTCAGGGCAGACAGTAGAATGAGAATCATTAAATACCAGAGGACACCCTACTGCTGTAAGAGCGGCGAAAAGCACTTTTCCCAAAGACTTGTGTAGGAACATAAGTATTGCACTTCATTCAGTGACTCTCCAAGGCctacaatgtttaaaaaaactaatgaatTAAGGGTAACCTTTTCTGAAGAGGGTTTTTAGGCCTCTTTCAGCAACTATGGTCTGTGCTTCCCTGAGATGTTTAGGAAGGCTGTTCCATAAGCATTGTGTGGCAGAGCAAGAGGCTTAATTCCCACTCCATGACGCAGAGTTTTGTTCTTGAGACCCAGACAACCAAACTGTTGGTAGATCAGAAGGTGGAAGTTTGTGGTGTGATCAGGAAGCACGTATGGATGGTAGCTATGGAACAGATTCCCGAGTTTAACTTATAATAAAGATTGAAGGTGAAAAATACTGGGCATTAACAATGTACCTTTATCCAATATAACAGGGTTTCTAAGTGTTTTTTACAATTATGAATGTGCATGTAGACTAGTTTAGGATTATTAACTAAAGTGGTAAATTGTCATTTAAAATTCCAAACTCTTACAAACTGTCTAGTTGAAAATCTGGGTCCTTAAAATTTGACTATTTTCTGAATTCAGTTCgaaaatagtttaaaagaaCTTTGTCAAGCATGCTAATAGTCTTCCACTTTTGTCaggctttttgcctttatttggcAGACAGTGTAGAGACAGGAAAatggggaaagagagagggcgATATAACCTGCAACATGGGTCCCTCGGCTGGGAGTTGAGCTGTGGACCTTGCAGTTATTTGGTATACGCCCTAAGTATTAGGCCAGCAGGATACTCCTGGACATTCACGACCATTACAAATTCAAATATCAACAGGGTATTGTCAGTACTTTCACATGTATGATTACTCACCTGCaagcaacaaataaaatgatggtATAGATGACCACAGCACCGTTATAACGCTTCCCTGTATggctgctgccctctgctggctaAAACTGGTACGTCCAATGAAGAGCAGGTCAGCTACAGGTAGTCACACAATACTCGTTAATATAACCAAACATTATTCAAATAAccaaacaaatacagtaaaactgTCATAAACATAGTTATATCAAATTGGAATACAATGATAAGCTGTAACATATCCATGGCACCTTACCCTCCcccacttaaaaaaacacttcattttcACAACAGTTGATGTATAGTTGGTGCACTCCtgaatgatgaaatatttttaattaccAAAGTAAAGACTTCTATCTTACACCTTCTAAATTAAATGCATTCAAAAgccaaagtaaaaaatattagtGTTTAATATggtatttaatattaatataacaaTGCCACTTGATCTGAATACCAAACCATTTTCTCTTTTCCAGGCTGCATAAACATTTTCACCTTATTTGGATGAACTGACCAATGTAACCAGACACTAAATTATCTGCTAATACTAGACTCTTCAAGGTGCCCACTTGATTGTTTGCTTCTTAACGTGCAGGTTAATTAACCCACACTCCAGATGTCCTTTACCACCAGCTGTTACCAATGAGCAATCAATCCCCACAGCATTGagaatcatttaaaagcagctctgAGTTCCTGAAGACACTACAGAGGAGCTCCTGTTGGGAAGGTTTGCGGCTTTGTTAGTAGGTATGAAATTGGTTTTGTCTGGGCTACAATACTGACTGTAATTTTAAGTGCTAATCATGATCTCGTTTTTGATGTACAGCCTGTTGGGAAGAAGCCACACATTAGCTTCAACTCTAACCTGAGTTTATCCACGTAACTACACAAGGATGAGGTAAGTAATTAACTGTATTCTTAAATGTAACCAAATTCTCAAGACTCATAACcaagtttttttctcatttttttagGCTGTTGTGGATTTCATGCCTGCTGATTGGAAGCATCTCCTGTGTCCCTGCAGGGAAAAGTAAGCCAAGAGCCACTTAAATCAGACACTAAAAAGCTCTGTAGTCTACTCTAAACAGCCTGTGATGAATGCTAGTTACTGCTAAAACAGAATCCTGTGTCTCCACAGAATACGGTTCAGGTGCTGCTGACCCAGGCTTCTGGAGGTCTGTGCGCTATAACAGCCCTGTGGTCTCCTCATATGAGGCTGCTTATCCAGCTTCTCAGCCCAGTGGGTATGACAGTGGTGCTCTAGGCGGTGGCTATGGATATGGTGGTGGCTATGCTAGCTCAGGTAGTGGTTCTGCAGGGGGCGCCTCTTATGATTTTGTTGCCAGCACTGATGCTGGTGATGAAAGCCCTGAGCCGGTCTTCAGTGACGTGTCTGATCTAGAGCCAGTCTACGCCTTCAGCTCTCGCTCAAGGTACCAGCGAGGAAGAGCAATGTATACTAAAACTCGTTACACCCCAGGAGAGTCTGGTCCTGTAGACATGTCAGTATCAGGAGCCACACGTGACACCTCAAACCAGAACTATCCTGCTAAAGCACCAGCCAAAGGTGGCTACTGAAAGGACTTTCTGGTAAGGCACCATTTGCTCAATCTGTTTGTTGTTCATTGATAGTTGACTGACTAAAGTCTTTGCTTTTGCAGGTCTGCTGCAGATGACTGAACTGTTCATCAACAAACGCAAATAAAATGTGGCTGTCATGACAGCCTTTCTTAATTTGTCTCAAGGATTGTTTGTACAAGTGTGATCACTGCTTTTTATTGTAGGTGAGATTACCGAATGCTTAAAAATTTCCATCTGAGGAAATGGGTTTAAAATCACTTTCTAATGTGTTTGGAAGCTAACAGCCATGTAGAATGTAGCAGTGTACCTTTTTTGAGGTAACAAAaggcttttaatttttttatttacgtGTCTATATACAAGCTAGAACTTAGTCTGAGGTCACAGGTCTAAAGGAAGTTTGCATTCAGACATGGGAGCAAAACATCTACATCTACTTGCAGTTTAGATGTTCACAACCTTTAGATTATAACCATCCTTCAGCATCTACTTTACAGCCATCATAAATCACCTTTTTTGTACCAAGTACCTTCTACTGGACATGATTGAGACCAAAAGGGCTTCCTGAAAGGGGTTGTAAGAGTTTCCCACAAGCATGGTGTTGCAGTGCAAAAGGCTCATTCCTGCATGGTGATATTACATCTTTTCACCTAGAACATTCTCACAATGTTTTGGTAACTTAAAACATGACCATTAGCAATGGCTTAAGGTACCTCTTTCAATTTTACATTcaagacacagaggagagagcgATGGGTGAATATCTGCAATTGGGAGATGTATTTTTAACTGGATTGCTTCCATCTGAGTACAGATGGATATTTTGTTAGCTTAACTCCAAATGTCTTCTCACCAATAGTGAG from Scomber scombrus chromosome 6, fScoSco1.1, whole genome shotgun sequence includes these protein-coding regions:
- the LOC133982530 gene encoding prisilkin-39-like, with product MRMLWISCLLIGSISCVSAGKKYGSGAAGSGAADPGFWRSVRYNSPVVSSYGAAYPASQPSGYDSGALGGGYGYGGYASSGSGYAGDASYAFVTSSGDESPEPVFSDVSDLEPVYAFNSRSRYQRGRAMYTKTRYNPGEPGPVVMSVSGDASKTSNQNYPAKAPAKGCCGFHALLIGSISVPAGKKYGSGAADPGFWRSVRYNSPVVSSYGAAYPASQPSGYDSGALGGGYGYGGGYASSGSGSAGDASYAFVTSSDAGDESPEPVFSDVSDLEPVYAFSSRSRYQQGRAMYTKTRYTPGESGPVVMPVSGATSDASNQNYPAKAPAKGGY